One window of Flavobacterium dauae genomic DNA carries:
- a CDS encoding DNA primase translates to MKRIIVDYAKLTNEILSLLVEKFPDGYDDTDVIQFTNAKGELIEAVEVRTEDTIYLVKVSTKLQDRIENFEEEDISSVDSINVKDLDIDEDEEDEKPKKTSKKKSEKKKKANDDDDDSDDDDDDFDDDDFDDDDFDDDEEDDDDDK, encoded by the coding sequence ATGAAGAGAATAATTGTTGATTACGCAAAATTAACAAACGAAATTTTAAGCTTGTTAGTCGAAAAATTTCCCGACGGATATGATGATACAGATGTCATTCAATTTACCAATGCCAAAGGCGAACTTATTGAAGCTGTTGAAGTTAGGACGGAAGACACCATTTATTTGGTAAAAGTAAGCACTAAGTTACAGGATAGAATTGAAAATTTTGAAGAAGAAGATATTTCTTCGGTTGATTCTATTAATGTGAAGGATTTGGATATTGACGAAGACGAAGAAGATGAAAAACCTAAAAAAACATCTAAAAAGAAGTCTGAAAAGAAAAAGAAAGCCAATGACGACGACGATGATTCAGATGACGACGACGACGATTTTGACGACGACGACTTTGATGACGATGATTTTGACGACGACGAGGAAGATGACGACGATGACAAATAA
- the pyrR gene encoding bifunctional pyr operon transcriptional regulator/uracil phosphoribosyltransferase PyrR — MSSKILLTSKEVDIILHRLACQLIEKHNNFSNTVLIGIQPRGKFLAERISTILKNEYGISSVDLGFLDITFFRDDFRRNDKPLEANKTQIDFLVEDKNVVFIDDVLHTGRSIRAALTAIQSFGRPNEIELLVLIDRRFSRHLPIQPDYRGRQVDAFNNEKVKVQWKNEDAPADEVYLISNPS, encoded by the coding sequence ATGAGTTCAAAAATACTATTAACTTCCAAAGAAGTTGATATCATCTTACATCGTTTAGCGTGCCAGTTAATAGAAAAACACAACAATTTTTCTAACACGGTATTAATAGGTATTCAGCCGCGTGGCAAATTTTTGGCAGAGCGTATTTCAACTATACTGAAAAACGAATACGGAATTTCATCAGTTGATTTAGGCTTTTTAGATATCACTTTTTTCAGAGACGATTTCCGTAGAAACGATAAACCTTTAGAGGCAAATAAAACCCAGATTGATTTTTTGGTTGAAGATAAAAACGTGGTTTTTATAGATGACGTATTGCATACAGGCAGAAGCATTCGAGCCGCTTTAACAGCAATTCAATCGTTTGGCAGACCAAATGAAATAGAATTATTGGTATTGATTGATAGACGTTTCAGCAGACATTTACCAATTCAGCCCGATTATCGTGGTCGTCAGGTTGATGCCTTCAATAACGAAAAAGTGAAAGTTCAGTGGAAAAACGAAGATGCACCGGCAGACGAAGTTTATCTGATATCTAATCCTTCATAA
- a CDS encoding aspartate carbamoyltransferase catalytic subunit gives MKELSVNHLLGIKYINKNDIDLIFETADHFKEVINRPIKKVPSLRDITIANIFFENSTRTKLSFELAQKRLSADVISFSAAQSSVKKGETLIDTVNNILSMKVDMVVMRHSNPGAAHFLSRNVKASIVNAGDGAHEHPTQALLDSFSIRERLGEVAGKKVVIVGDVLHSRVALSNIFALQMQGAEVMVCGPKTLIPRYITDLGVKYEPNLRKALEWCDVANMLRVQNERLDVNYFPSTREYAQQYGVDKALLDSLNKEIVIMHPGPINRGVEITSDVADSQQSVILDQVENGVAIRMAVIYLLASKIK, from the coding sequence ATGAAAGAATTAAGCGTTAACCATTTATTAGGTATTAAATACATCAACAAAAATGATATTGATTTAATTTTTGAAACAGCAGATCATTTCAAAGAAGTAATTAATCGCCCTATAAAAAAGGTTCCGTCGTTAAGAGATATAACAATTGCCAATATTTTCTTCGAGAACAGTACTCGAACCAAATTGTCTTTTGAGCTGGCTCAAAAAAGACTTTCAGCCGATGTGATCAGTTTCTCAGCCGCACAATCATCTGTTAAAAAAGGTGAAACGCTGATAGATACTGTTAATAACATCCTTTCAATGAAGGTTGATATGGTGGTAATGCGTCACAGCAACCCAGGTGCGGCTCATTTTTTGTCACGTAATGTAAAGGCAAGTATTGTAAATGCTGGCGATGGGGCACACGAACATCCTACACAAGCTTTATTGGATAGTTTTTCAATTCGTGAGCGTTTAGGTGAAGTTGCAGGTAAAAAAGTTGTTATTGTGGGTGATGTTTTGCATTCGCGTGTAGCATTATCAAACATTTTTGCTTTGCAGATGCAGGGAGCCGAAGTAATGGTTTGCGGACCAAAAACATTGATTCCCCGTTACATTACCGATTTAGGCGTAAAATACGAACCAAATTTGCGTAAAGCTTTAGAATGGTGTGATGTAGCAAATATGCTGCGTGTACAAAACGAACGTTTAGATGTGAATTATTTCCCGTCAACTCGTGAATATGCACAACAATATGGTGTAGATAAAGCACTGTTAGATTCTTTAAACAAAGAAATTGTGATTATGCATCCGGGACCAATTAATCGTGGTGTTGAAATTACGTCTGATGTTGCCGATTCGCAACAGTCTGTAATTTTAGATCAGGTAGAAAACGGTGTGGCAATACGTATGGCAGTTATTTATTTGCTTGCATCTAAAATAAAATAA
- a CDS encoding ribonuclease Z: MKVKEKNNVIVFKKVSEELSDFVEKIIDQPNVFKDKNIIIDLEEIALRPSQIIPFESLAALQKKQKKSFVIVADVDFDEISEEIIVVPTIQEGFDIIEMEEIERDLGF, from the coding sequence ATGAAAGTTAAAGAGAAAAATAACGTCATTGTTTTTAAGAAAGTAAGCGAAGAACTTTCTGATTTTGTCGAAAAAATTATAGATCAGCCAAACGTATTTAAAGATAAAAATATTATTATTGATTTAGAAGAGATTGCTTTACGACCATCACAAATCATTCCGTTTGAATCATTGGCTGCACTGCAAAAAAAACAAAAAAAATCGTTTGTAATTGTTGCCGATGTTGATTTCGATGAAATTTCCGAAGAAATCATTGTAGTACCAACCATTCAAGAAGGTTTTGATATTATTGAAATGGAAGAAATTGAACGAGATTTAGGCTTTTAA
- a CDS encoding ribonuclease Z → MKLNILGCYSATPRTITNPTSQVLEINNQMYLIDCGEGTQVQLRKHKIKFSRINQIFISHLHGDHFFGLIGLISTFSLLNRPNDLHIYGPKGIKEIILLQIKLSKSYTKYNLFFHELESTKSELIFEDDKVEVHTIPLKHRIYANGFLFKEKPGLRRININAAQEQNINVCYFNKLKQGSDLQREDGTIIKNETVTFDPLPTQSYAFCSDTVYNEEIIPLIKNVDVLYHESTFLERDIEKCIPTGHSTAIQAATMAKKANVKNLILGHYSTRYPEIELFQKEAETVFKPVLLADDGKVFKF, encoded by the coding sequence ATGAAACTTAATATTTTAGGTTGCTATTCTGCAACACCCCGTACCATTACCAACCCCACGTCGCAGGTTTTAGAAATCAACAATCAAATGTATTTGATCGATTGTGGTGAAGGAACTCAGGTACAGTTGCGAAAACATAAAATTAAATTTTCACGCATCAATCAAATTTTTATTTCACATTTACACGGCGATCATTTCTTTGGATTGATTGGCTTAATATCTACATTTTCTCTTTTAAATCGCCCGAATGACCTACATATTTACGGTCCAAAAGGCATCAAAGAAATCATACTTCTGCAAATAAAATTAAGTAAATCGTACACGAAATACAATTTGTTTTTTCACGAGCTGGAATCTACGAAATCAGAATTGATTTTTGAAGATGATAAAGTAGAAGTACACACCATTCCGTTAAAACACAGAATATATGCTAATGGGTTTTTGTTTAAAGAAAAGCCAGGGTTGCGTCGTATTAATATCAATGCCGCTCAAGAACAAAATATCAATGTTTGCTATTTTAATAAACTAAAGCAAGGCAGTGATTTACAACGTGAAGATGGTACCATTATTAAAAACGAAACCGTAACTTTTGATCCGTTGCCAACACAATCGTATGCTTTTTGTTCGGATACGGTTTACAACGAAGAAATTATTCCACTGATTAAAAATGTTGATGTGTTGTATCACGAAAGTACTTTTTTAGAACGAGATATTGAAAAGTGTATTCCAACCGGGCATTCAACAGCCATTCAGGCAGCCACTATGGCAAAGAAAGCCAATGTTAAAAATCTGATTTTAGGACATTATTCCACAAGATACCCCGAAATTGAGTTGTTCCAAAAAGAAGCCGAAACGGTTTTTAAGCCGGTTCTTTTAGCAGATGATGGTAAAGTATTTAAATTTTAA
- the pdxH gene encoding pyridoxamine 5'-phosphate oxidase, which yields MSDLSNYRKSYEKSELLESMIDENPMMQFQKWFYETEEFGGVEEVNAMTVSTIGLDGFPKSRVVLLKKYDEYGFTFVTNYDSEKGKALLQNPQVCLSFFWPSVERQVIIKGIAEKQTEAYSEGYFHSRPKGSQLGTVVSPQSEVIPNREFLDKKLKDLEKQFENKEVNKPENWGGVLVKPVSIEFWQGRANRLHDRIRYTFSPSGNWIIERLAP from the coding sequence ATGAGTGATTTAAGTAATTATAGAAAATCGTACGAAAAAAGTGAATTGTTAGAATCGATGATCGATGAAAACCCAATGATGCAATTTCAAAAATGGTTTTATGAAACCGAAGAATTTGGTGGAGTAGAAGAAGTAAATGCTATGACGGTTTCAACCATTGGTTTAGACGGATTTCCAAAATCGCGCGTTGTTTTATTAAAAAAATATGATGAATACGGATTTACTTTTGTAACCAACTATGATTCTGAAAAAGGAAAAGCTTTGTTACAAAATCCGCAAGTTTGCTTATCTTTTTTTTGGCCATCGGTAGAACGTCAGGTTATTATAAAGGGAATTGCAGAAAAACAAACCGAAGCTTATTCAGAAGGATATTTTCATTCTCGACCAAAAGGAAGTCAGCTTGGAACAGTTGTTTCTCCACAAAGCGAAGTTATTCCCAACAGAGAATTTCTTGATAAAAAATTAAAAGATTTAGAAAAACAATTTGAAAATAAAGAAGTTAACAAGCCAGAAAACTGGGGCGGTGTGTTGGTTAAACCAGTATCGATTGAATTTTGGCAAGGGCGTGCTAACAGATTACACGATCGTATAAGATACACATTTTCACCATCAGGCAATTGGATTATTGAACGTTTGGCACCATAA
- a CDS encoding TQO small subunit DoxD produces MENKTEQSNYKIVGFITLALRLVIGWTYFSAFWRRLILENKLIETEAGYIGEKFNHFLPNALGIKPVIEYLVSNPDQLWWAMVIFTIIEGIVGLLLMFGFFTRLMSIGVISLAMGILLGSGWLGTTCLDEWQIGVLGVAGGLVLFLSGSGYFSIDNYFIDKKYPFTIKKSYKWLASGNLDFKKLKHPIAVAAFLTLGLTLFTNQYFHGGVYGTLHNKSVKPKLELSNASFNEMLQFDVMRVEGADVYGSFLIGIQLLNDGKIVKEWNQTDLSNFNEKHIKNKYVAKIKPGAHSLMIPLGAKATISLIVGDLTKFKNKNLELKLIDISGASWNIKVQ; encoded by the coding sequence ATGGAAAATAAAACAGAACAATCAAATTATAAAATAGTTGGTTTCATTACTCTTGCTCTTCGTTTAGTGATTGGCTGGACGTACTTTTCGGCATTTTGGCGTCGATTAATTTTAGAAAACAAACTCATAGAAACAGAGGCAGGATATATAGGTGAAAAATTCAATCATTTTTTACCTAATGCGTTAGGAATTAAGCCTGTTATAGAATATTTAGTGTCAAACCCTGATCAATTATGGTGGGCAATGGTTATTTTTACCATTATTGAAGGAATTGTAGGCTTATTGCTAATGTTTGGTTTTTTTACCCGATTAATGAGTATTGGCGTTATAAGTTTGGCAATGGGTATTTTATTAGGTTCGGGTTGGCTGGGAACCACTTGTTTAGATGAATGGCAAATAGGTGTGTTAGGCGTAGCTGGTGGATTGGTATTGTTTTTATCGGGAAGTGGTTATTTTTCGATAGACAATTATTTCATCGATAAAAAGTACCCTTTTACAATCAAAAAATCATATAAATGGCTTGCTTCCGGCAATTTAGATTTTAAAAAATTAAAACATCCAATAGCCGTAGCCGCATTTTTAACGCTAGGGTTAACTTTGTTCACTAACCAGTACTTTCACGGTGGCGTGTATGGTACACTACATAACAAATCGGTAAAACCTAAGTTAGAATTGTCAAATGCTTCTTTTAATGAAATGCTTCAGTTTGATGTGATGCGAGTGGAAGGAGCCGATGTTTATGGTTCTTTTTTAATTGGAATTCAACTGTTAAATGATGGAAAAATTGTAAAAGAATGGAATCAGACCGATTTATCCAATTTTAATGAAAAACATATTAAAAATAAATATGTAGCAAAAATTAAACCAGGAGCCCACAGTTTAATGATCCCTTTAGGAGCAAAAGCAACAATAAGCTTGATTGTTGGTGACTTAACAAAATTTAAAAATAAAAATTTAGAATTAAAGCTAATTGATATCAGTGGTGCCTCATGGAATATTAAGGTTCAATAA
- the ygiD gene encoding 4,5-DOPA dioxygenase extradiol — protein sequence MNELKKYTDQFKTREKLQPVFFIGHGSPMNGIEQNIFSKKWQEIGKTIDLPCAVLVVSAHWLTTGTLVTAMSEPKTIHDFGGFPQELFNVQYPAPGSPFLAEETAKLITSTNVGLDHDWGLDHGTWTVVRHMFPDANVPVLQLSIDYNKPAIYHYNLAKELYHLRKQGVLIIGSGNMIHNLRMIDWNNMAAPGFGFDWAKSLNEIFKKKILSKDHKDLIEYERLGEAARLAIPTPDHYYPMLYSLALMNDKDDVSIFNDEYVGGSLSMTSFRLG from the coding sequence ATGAACGAATTAAAAAAATATACAGACCAGTTTAAAACACGCGAAAAATTACAACCTGTTTTTTTTATAGGTCACGGATCGCCAATGAACGGCATCGAACAAAATATATTCTCTAAAAAATGGCAGGAAATTGGTAAAACAATCGATTTACCTTGTGCGGTTCTAGTAGTTTCAGCACATTGGCTAACCACAGGAACGTTAGTTACAGCAATGAGCGAACCCAAAACCATTCACGATTTTGGCGGATTTCCACAAGAATTATTCAATGTACAATATCCCGCACCTGGTAGTCCGTTTTTGGCAGAAGAAACCGCAAAATTAATTACTTCTACAAACGTTGGTTTAGATCACGATTGGGGTTTGGATCACGGAACCTGGACGGTTGTTCGGCACATGTTCCCCGATGCGAATGTGCCCGTTTTACAGTTGAGTATCGATTATAACAAACCAGCAATCTATCATTATAATTTGGCAAAAGAATTGTATCATTTGCGAAAACAAGGTGTGTTAATTATTGGTAGCGGAAATATGATTCACAATTTGCGAATGATTGATTGGAATAATATGGCAGCACCCGGTTTTGGTTTTGATTGGGCTAAGAGTTTGAATGAAATTTTTAAAAAGAAAATCCTTTCAAAAGATCATAAAGATTTAATTGAATACGAACGTTTGGGTGAAGCTGCAAGGCTGGCAATTCCCACACCGGATCATTATTATCCAATGCTTTACTCATTGGCTTTAATGAACGATAAAGACGATGTTTCAATTTTTAATGATGAATACGTTGGCGGCTCATTAAGTATGACTTCGTTCCGTTTAGGATAA